A window of the Janthinobacterium agaricidamnosum NBRC 102515 = DSM 9628 genome harbors these coding sequences:
- a CDS encoding 2-hydroxymuconic semialdehyde dehydrogenase — protein sequence MSTTMSTTRPIGFPNFINGAWVESTRQFENRNPADNSLIGMVSEAGRHEVDAAVCAARAALNGPWGRMPVAKRAELMHAVADRIMARFDEFVAAEVADTGKPYSMASHLDVPRGAANFKVFADVVKNVATESFEMIAPDGGDALNYAVRVPKGVIGVICPWNLPLLLMTWKVGPALACGNTVVVKPSEETPATAALLAEVMNEVGVPPGVYNVVQGFGQDSAGAFLTEHPGVDAYTFTGETGTGEAIMAAAARGIRPVSMELGGKNPGIVFADCDFDAAVAGILRSAFFNSGQVCLGTERVYVQRPIFDRFVSALKAGAEAMRPGDPNHKDTNFGPLVSQEHRGKVLGYYRRAADEGATVVTGGGIPDMPAALAGGAWVQPTIWTGLPESSALIREEIFGPCCHIAPFDTEEEAVAMANDTRYGLAATVWTRDVGTAHRLGKRLNVGICWINSWFLRDLRTAFGGSRQSGIGREGGVHSLEFYTELRNVCIKL from the coding sequence ATGAGCACAACAATGAGCACAACACGGCCAATCGGTTTTCCCAATTTTATCAATGGCGCATGGGTCGAAAGCACACGCCAGTTTGAAAACCGCAACCCGGCCGACAACTCGCTGATCGGCATGGTCAGCGAAGCGGGACGGCACGAAGTCGACGCCGCCGTGTGCGCCGCCCGCGCCGCGCTGAACGGCCCGTGGGGCCGCATGCCGGTCGCCAAACGGGCAGAACTGATGCACGCCGTGGCCGACCGCATCATGGCCCGTTTCGACGAATTCGTCGCCGCCGAAGTGGCCGACACCGGCAAGCCGTATTCGATGGCCAGCCACCTCGACGTGCCGCGCGGCGCGGCCAATTTCAAGGTCTTCGCCGACGTCGTCAAGAACGTCGCCACCGAGAGTTTCGAGATGATCGCGCCGGACGGCGGCGATGCGCTGAATTATGCGGTGCGCGTGCCGAAGGGCGTGATCGGCGTGATCTGCCCGTGGAACCTGCCGCTGCTGCTGATGACCTGGAAAGTCGGACCGGCGCTGGCCTGTGGCAACACGGTGGTGGTCAAACCGTCGGAAGAAACCCCGGCCACGGCGGCCTTGCTGGCCGAAGTGATGAACGAGGTCGGCGTGCCGCCCGGCGTGTACAACGTGGTGCAAGGTTTCGGCCAGGATTCGGCCGGCGCCTTCCTGACCGAACATCCGGGCGTCGACGCCTACACCTTCACCGGCGAGACCGGCACCGGCGAAGCCATCATGGCCGCCGCCGCGCGCGGCATCCGTCCGGTGTCGATGGAATTGGGCGGCAAGAATCCCGGCATCGTGTTCGCCGATTGCGATTTCGACGCGGCGGTGGCCGGCATCCTGCGCTCGGCCTTCTTCAATAGCGGCCAGGTCTGCCTGGGCACCGAACGGGTCTACGTGCAGCGTCCGATTTTCGACCGCTTCGTCAGCGCCCTGAAAGCCGGCGCCGAGGCGATGCGTCCCGGCGACCCGAACCACAAGGACACCAACTTCGGACCGCTGGTGTCGCAGGAACACCGCGGCAAGGTGCTGGGCTATTACCGCCGCGCGGCCGACGAAGGCGCCACCGTGGTCACCGGCGGCGGCATTCCCGACATGCCGGCGGCGCTGGCCGGCGGCGCCTGGGTCCAGCCGACCATCTGGACCGGCTTGCCGGAAAGCTCGGCGCTGATACGCGAAGAAATCTTCGGCCCGTGCTGCCACATCGCACCGTTCGACACCGAGGAAGAAGCCGTGGCCATGGCCAACGACACGCGCTACGGCCTGGCCGCCACGGTATGGACCCGCGACGTCGGCACCGCGCACCGCCTGGGCAAACGGCTCAACGTCGGCATTTGCTGGATCAATTCCTGGTTCCTGCGCGATTTGCGCACCGCGTTCGGCGGCTCGCGCCAGTCCGGCATCGGCCGCGAAGGCGGCGTCCATTCGCTGGAGTTCTATACCGAACTCCGTAATGTCTGCATCAAACTGTGA
- a CDS encoding class II aldolase/adducin family protein produces MISNAQIKVRVAARALARAGLVHAYGHCSLRLDADSFLVCAAKPMSLIGPQDEGVVVPVHGELPDGVLGEVRIHQHIYRSQPDAGAVIRSMPPTLMSLSAARCTPRRLHGMGSYFADPVPLWDDPQLIRSEQQAGALASTMHGGNAIVMRGNGVVIAAPSLEQAVVLTWYLEDAARTDWQLRAAGLNDQAAPLSADEAEARAVGTGRIFERMWDYLTAGDPELHHLTLQEQQ; encoded by the coding sequence ATGATCAGCAACGCACAAATCAAGGTGCGGGTGGCGGCGCGCGCGCTGGCCCGCGCCGGCCTGGTGCACGCCTACGGCCATTGCAGCCTGCGTCTCGACGCCGATTCCTTCCTGGTCTGCGCCGCAAAACCGATGTCGCTGATCGGGCCGCAAGACGAGGGCGTGGTGGTGCCGGTGCATGGCGAGCTGCCGGACGGCGTGCTCGGTGAAGTGCGCATCCACCAGCATATCTACCGCAGCCAGCCGGATGCCGGCGCGGTGATCCGCAGCATGCCGCCGACGCTGATGTCGCTGTCGGCGGCGCGCTGCACGCCGCGCCGGCTGCACGGCATGGGCTCGTATTTCGCCGACCCGGTACCGCTGTGGGACGACCCGCAACTGATACGCAGCGAGCAGCAGGCCGGTGCGCTGGCCTCGACCATGCACGGCGGCAACGCCATCGTCATGCGCGGCAACGGCGTCGTCATCGCGGCGCCGTCGCTGGAACAGGCGGTGGTGCTGACCTGGTACCTGGAAGACGCCGCCCGCACCGACTGGCAACTGCGCGCCGCCGGCCTGAACGACCAGGCCGCGCCGCTCAGCGCCGACGAAGCCGAGGCGCGCGCGGTCGGCACCGGCCGCATCTTCGAACGCATGTGGGATTACCTCACCGCCGGCGATCCCGAACTTCATCATCTGACGTTACAGGAGCAGCAATGA
- a CDS encoding VOC family protein encodes MINLHDIRYVRLGTRDLATAEHYATTVLGLQVARREANALYLRSDSRDHTLCYFEGDPGDHTTAFEVESGAAFDAAAATLEANNFRIHLGNADECEQRHVRGFLTFQDPTGNKIDLVLAPHHSGQRYFPSRDVKITGFSHVGLRTTDPKRDEAFWTTLCSAKVSDWIGDAPLLRIDDIHHKIALFPSTYAGIQHINHQVESIDELMRAYYILLEKKIAIRFGPGRHPTSGAMFLYFEGTDGLTFEYSTGVRSITEEDERTYLPRQFPFAPESFCQWGARPDIPEFKR; translated from the coding sequence ATGATCAACTTGCATGACATACGTTATGTCAGGCTGGGGACGCGCGACTTGGCGACTGCGGAACACTACGCCACCACCGTGCTCGGACTGCAAGTCGCGCGCCGCGAAGCGAACGCCTTGTACCTGCGATCCGACAGCCGCGACCACACCCTGTGTTACTTCGAGGGCGACCCCGGCGACCACACCACCGCCTTTGAAGTCGAGAGCGGCGCCGCGTTCGACGCGGCGGCGGCCACGCTGGAAGCCAACAACTTCCGCATCCACCTGGGCAATGCCGACGAATGCGAACAGCGCCATGTGCGGGGCTTCCTGACCTTCCAGGACCCGACCGGCAACAAGATCGACCTGGTGCTGGCGCCGCATCACAGCGGCCAGCGCTACTTTCCCAGCCGCGACGTCAAGATCACCGGCTTCAGCCACGTCGGCCTGCGCACCACCGATCCGAAACGCGACGAAGCCTTCTGGACCACGCTGTGCAGCGCCAAGGTCAGCGACTGGATCGGCGATGCACCCCTGCTGCGCATCGACGACATCCACCACAAGATCGCCCTGTTCCCGTCCACCTACGCCGGCATCCAGCACATCAACCACCAGGTTGAAAGCATCGACGAATTGATGCGCGCTTATTACATCCTGCTCGAAAAGAAAATCGCGATCCGCTTCGGCCCCGGACGCCATCCGACTTCCGGCGCAATGTTCCTGTACTTCGAAGGCACCGACGGACTGACGTTCGAATACTCGACCGGCGTGCGCTCGATCACCGAAGAAGATGAGCGCACCTATCTGCCGCGCCAGTTCCCGTTTGCGCCGGAATCGTTTTGCCAATGGGGGGCCAGGCCCGATATTCCGGAGTTCAAGCGATGA
- a CDS encoding Hpt domain-containing protein: MMKPSAPSSDESGAAAPRDDARRILDIDDGLDRIMGDRTLYFKLLLRFLHDHGGTPRQIRDAVAAGRYDIARIRSHTLKGAAGMIGAGLMYEAAAALEAALRAHAIVLEQPLQRLELTLQQLLATVSKVLNSSPDGRSIHPVSLAATPAATAPATQLLIARLSSCLREGDGAAIDLLENSATLLADSLGIAKYQAVAAAAHEFDFDGALAALQRPG, translated from the coding sequence ATGATGAAACCAAGCGCCCCCTCCAGCGATGAATCCGGCGCCGCGGCGCCGCGGGATGATGCGCGCCGTATTCTCGATATTGATGACGGACTCGACCGTATCATGGGCGACCGTACCCTGTACTTCAAGCTGTTGCTGCGTTTTTTGCACGACCACGGCGGCACGCCGCGCCAGATCCGCGACGCCGTCGCCGCCGGGCGCTACGATATCGCACGCATCAGATCCCATACGCTGAAAGGCGCGGCCGGCATGATAGGCGCCGGCCTGATGTATGAAGCCGCGGCCGCGCTGGAAGCGGCGCTGCGGGCCCATGCGATCGTGCTGGAGCAGCCTTTGCAGCGGCTTGAATTGACACTGCAGCAATTACTGGCCACCGTCAGCAAGGTATTGAACAGTTCGCCTGACGGGCGTTCGATCCATCCCGTATCGCTCGCCGCCACACCGGCTGCGACAGCCCCGGCGACCCAATTATTAATTGCACGGCTCAGCAGTTGCCTGCGCGAAGGCGATGGCGCGGCCATCGATTTGCTGGAGAATTCGGCAACCTTGCTGGCCGACAGCCTCGGTATCGCCAAATACCAGGCGGTGGCGGCGGCGGCGCATGAGTTCGATTTCGACGGCGCGCTGGCCGCCTTGCAGCGGCCGGGCTGA
- a CDS encoding CAP domain-containing protein gives MALTKSCINLIPALLVAAILSACGGNNSKDDNSTSTDASLLVQEPGAPVVTNNTATDGFNWFNYRRGQAGLSLLARNSLIDRAAQGHSDYLKTNNTVSHDQVAGKPGFTGADDFARLSNAGYQFQRPYAYGEVIAGAQNSSGFFLAEELITAIYHRFVILQPIFKDAGAGSATGNGGYYYFTTNFAASNDFSRGLGSGRIITYPFSNQTRVATSFSSDHESPDPVPNQDIVGYPISVHADITSNLVVRSFTVAPRGGSAMSVRLLTAATDSNTPSDAAAIIPLAVLSSNTTYDVTFNGSANGVDVSRKWSFTTR, from the coding sequence ATGGCGCTAACAAAAAGCTGCATCAATCTCATCCCTGCCTTATTGGTGGCAGCCATCCTGAGCGCCTGCGGCGGCAATAACAGTAAAGACGACAACAGCACCAGTACCGACGCTTCCTTGCTGGTCCAGGAACCGGGTGCACCGGTGGTGACCAATAACACCGCGACCGACGGTTTCAATTGGTTCAACTATCGGCGCGGCCAGGCTGGCCTGTCATTGCTAGCTCGCAACTCACTGATCGACCGGGCGGCGCAAGGCCATTCCGATTACCTGAAAACCAACAACACGGTCTCGCACGACCAGGTCGCGGGCAAGCCGGGCTTCACCGGCGCCGATGACTTTGCGCGCCTGAGCAATGCCGGTTATCAGTTTCAAAGACCGTATGCCTATGGCGAAGTCATCGCCGGGGCGCAAAACAGCTCGGGCTTTTTCCTGGCGGAAGAGCTGATCACGGCGATTTATCACCGCTTCGTGATTCTCCAGCCGATTTTCAAGGATGCGGGCGCGGGCAGTGCGACCGGTAACGGTGGTTACTACTACTTCACTACCAATTTTGCGGCCAGCAATGATTTCAGCCGGGGCCTGGGAAGCGGACGCATCATCACCTATCCATTCTCCAACCAGACCAGGGTCGCCACCAGCTTTTCCAGCGACCATGAATCGCCCGATCCGGTACCGAATCAGGACATCGTCGGCTATCCGATCAGCGTACATGCCGACATCACCAGCAACCTGGTGGTCAGATCCTTCACGGTGGCGCCGCGCGGCGGCAGCGCAATGAGTGTGCGCTTGCTAACCGCAGCCACCGATAGCAACACGCCATCCGATGCGGCGGCCATCATTCCCCTGGCAGTATTGTCAAGCAACACTACCTATGACGTGACATTCAACGGTAGCGCGAACGGTGTCGACGTCAGCCGCAAGTGGTCGTTTACCACCCGATAA
- the pssA gene encoding CDP-diacylglycerol--serine O-phosphatidyltransferase: MSLTRLQRAKYALPSFVTLLSIACGFASIVISVDNALLGYADEYRLAAGLLVLAGVFDALDGYVARLTGTSSDFGMQLDSLADVVNFGCAPAVLLYCYGFVQMGLHDPLLLRLGGMASFFFVACSAMRLARFNVNVGRTDPRYFVGMPTTAGTACVAAVVVAWPAPLASFLHGYLLLALLVGIGSLMVSNLRFPSSKQKKSVAALLVLLVAIGLLAWLKTSFFALFFAVYVTLTLLLNLAWHFGWRGIAPPLVYDDEEKI; this comes from the coding sequence TTGAGCCTGACGCGCCTGCAACGCGCCAAATATGCCTTGCCCAGTTTTGTCACGCTGCTGTCGATCGCCTGCGGTTTCGCCAGTATCGTCATTTCGGTCGACAATGCCTTGCTCGGTTATGCGGATGAATACCGGCTGGCCGCCGGCTTGCTGGTGCTGGCCGGCGTGTTCGATGCGCTCGATGGGTATGTGGCGCGCCTGACCGGCACCAGTTCCGATTTCGGCATGCAGCTCGATTCGCTGGCTGACGTGGTCAATTTTGGCTGCGCGCCGGCGGTCTTGCTTTATTGCTATGGGTTTGTGCAAATGGGCTTGCATGATCCCTTGTTGCTGCGCTTGGGTGGCATGGCCAGTTTCTTTTTTGTCGCTTGCAGCGCCATGCGCCTGGCGCGCTTCAACGTCAATGTCGGCCGCACCGATCCGCGTTATTTCGTCGGCATGCCGACCACCGCCGGCACCGCTTGCGTGGCGGCGGTGGTGGTGGCTTGGCCGGCGCCGCTGGCTTCCTTCCTGCACGGTTATTTACTGCTGGCCTTGTTGGTTGGCATCGGCAGCCTGATGGTGTCGAACTTGCGTTTCCCCAGCTCCAAGCAAAAGAAAAGCGTCGCCGCCTTGCTGGTGCTGCTGGTCGCGATCGGCTTGCTGGCGTGGCTGAAAACCAGTTTTTTTGCGCTGTTCTTCGCCGTCTACGTGACACTGACCTTGCTGTTGAACCTGGCCTGGCATTTTGGCTGGCGCGGGATCGCGCCGCCGCTGGTGTATGACGACGAAGAAAAGATTTAA
- a CDS encoding aldo/keto reductase, with protein sequence MSFVSPAGLTSPRSKTSNNGPELSRIVAGMWRIGDWNMSVQQRITFIEQCIALGVTTFDHADIYGGYQAEALFGEALAAQPGLRQKMQLVSKCGIKLLSPQRPEHTIKHYDTSAAHIIASAENSLRELQTEQLDLLLIHRPDPLMNFDEIAGAFTQLRDAGKVLHFGVSNFSRHQFESLNRRFPLATNQVEFSPLYVAPMFDETFDGLQDLGVAPMIWSPLAGGNLFKAGDAKVDKLRAVIQEIADRGQHTFASVVFAWIMQLPSRPLPLTGTSRIEAVADAVAATQFTLSRDDWFAILCAASGHEVA encoded by the coding sequence ATGTCCTTCGTTTCTCCAGCCGGCCTGACTTCCCCACGTAGCAAAACCAGCAACAACGGTCCCGAACTGTCGCGCATCGTCGCCGGCATGTGGCGTATCGGCGACTGGAATATGTCGGTACAACAACGCATCACCTTTATCGAACAATGCATCGCCCTCGGCGTGACCACCTTCGACCATGCCGACATCTATGGCGGTTACCAGGCTGAAGCGCTGTTTGGCGAAGCGCTGGCCGCGCAGCCGGGCTTGCGTCAAAAAATGCAGCTGGTCAGCAAATGCGGCATCAAGCTGCTGTCGCCGCAACGTCCGGAACATACCATCAAACATTACGACACCTCCGCGGCGCATATCATCGCGTCGGCCGAGAATTCGCTGCGTGAATTGCAAACCGAACAACTCGACTTGCTGCTGATCCACCGTCCGGATCCGCTGATGAATTTCGATGAAATCGCCGGCGCCTTCACCCAGTTGCGCGACGCCGGCAAGGTGCTGCATTTCGGCGTGTCGAATTTCAGCCGCCACCAGTTCGAAAGCCTGAACCGCCGCTTCCCGCTGGCCACCAATCAAGTGGAATTTTCGCCGCTGTACGTGGCGCCGATGTTCGACGAAACCTTCGACGGCTTGCAAGACCTGGGCGTGGCGCCGATGATCTGGTCGCCGCTGGCGGGCGGCAACCTGTTCAAGGCTGGCGACGCCAAGGTCGACAAGCTGCGCGCGGTGATCCAGGAAATTGCCGACCGCGGCCAGCATACCTTCGCCAGCGTGGTGTTTGCGTGGATCATGCAATTGCCTAGCCGTCCACTGCCGCTGACAGGCACCAGCCGCATCGAGGCAGTGGCCGACGCCGTGGCCGCGACCCAGTTCACGCTGAGCCGCGACGACTGGTTTGCCATCCTGTGCGCAGCCAGCGGCCACGAAGTGGCGTAA
- a CDS encoding D-alanyl-D-alanine carboxypeptidase family protein, whose amino-acid sequence MKKLLAALASSVFFLSAAFAQSVPAPTIAAKSWTLLDASSGQVIASQDPDARIEPASLTKVMTAYVVFNALKEKKIDINQMVNVSVRAWKVDASSSKMFIDPATPVKINDLLYGLMVQSGNDAAVALAEAVAGDEGTFVTLMNREAERMGLKNTHFANPHGLPSPENYSTARDLSVLASHVIVDYPEFYKIDSVKSFTYNKITQPNRNRLLWLDPTVDGMKTGHTEAAGYCMIASARRPGGAGERRLIAVVLGTTSDQARTQESQKLLNWGFQNFDTVKLYSKGQAIATPEIWKGSKGTVKIGFAHDVMVTVPKGVAAKMKPVLERKDPLVAPLAENGRVGTLKMVVDGKPLLELPVVALEAIPQATIFGRAWDSMRLWLK is encoded by the coding sequence ATGAAAAAACTTTTAGCGGCACTGGCTTCCAGTGTGTTTTTCCTATCCGCCGCCTTTGCGCAAAGCGTACCGGCGCCCACCATCGCAGCCAAATCGTGGACCTTGCTGGACGCCAGCAGCGGCCAGGTGATCGCCTCGCAAGATCCCGACGCGCGCATCGAACCGGCTTCGCTGACCAAGGTCATGACGGCTTACGTGGTCTTCAATGCGCTCAAGGAAAAAAAAATCGACATCAACCAAATGGTCAATGTGTCGGTCCGCGCGTGGAAAGTGGACGCCAGCAGCTCGAAAATGTTTATCGACCCAGCCACGCCAGTCAAGATCAACGACTTGCTGTACGGTTTGATGGTGCAATCCGGTAACGACGCCGCCGTCGCGCTGGCCGAAGCCGTGGCCGGCGACGAAGGCACGTTCGTGACCTTGATGAATCGCGAAGCCGAACGCATGGGCTTGAAAAACACCCACTTCGCCAACCCGCACGGTTTGCCTAGCCCGGAAAACTATTCCACCGCGCGCGACCTGTCGGTGCTGGCGTCGCACGTGATCGTCGATTATCCGGAATTCTATAAAATCGATTCGGTCAAAAGCTTCACCTACAACAAGATCACCCAGCCTAACCGCAACCGCTTGCTGTGGCTCGACCCGACCGTCGACGGCATGAAGACGGGACATACCGAAGCGGCTGGCTATTGCATGATCGCATCGGCACGCCGTCCAGGCGGCGCCGGCGAACGCCGCCTGATCGCAGTGGTGCTGGGTACCACGTCCGATCAGGCGCGTACCCAGGAAAGCCAGAAGCTGCTGAACTGGGGTTTCCAGAACTTCGATACCGTCAAGCTGTATTCCAAGGGCCAGGCGATCGCCACGCCGGAAATCTGGAAAGGCTCGAAAGGCACTGTCAAGATCGGTTTTGCGCATGACGTGATGGTCACCGTACCAAAAGGCGTCGCCGCAAAAATGAAACCGGTGCTGGAACGCAAAGACCCGCTGGTCGCGCCACTGGCTGAAAACGGCCGCGTCGGCACGCTGAAAATGGTGGTCGACGGCAAACCGCTGCTGGAATTGCCAGTGGTGGCGCTGGAAGCTATTCCGCAAGCAACGATCTTCGGCCGTGCCTGGGATTCGATGCGCTTGTGGCTGAAATAA